In a single window of the Aminomonas paucivorans DSM 12260 genome:
- the cas1 gene encoding type II CRISPR-associated endonuclease Cas1, with the protein MGWRSVFIANPARLSTGGGRLQVEQEGEAASVPLEDLGALVLESPQVSLTVPLLRELAENRVPLFVCDRRHLPCGVLLPFHAHCRQEKVLRAQMGLSRPFAKNCWQRVVRRKILNQAACLRFLDLPGAEELHALASQVRSGDPDQREGVAARLYFSRLMPGRTRDDPTSRNAALDYGYSVLRGALARSLAAHGFLPALGIQHHNELNPFNLADDLLELFRPQVDLWVFRNVSDDDPFSPEHRASLVGLLHRRMEIQGERHTILRGTELCAEGFAAACREKNPDLLALPALISPDG; encoded by the coding sequence ATGGGCTGGCGCAGCGTCTTCATCGCGAACCCCGCCCGGCTTTCCACGGGAGGGGGACGCCTGCAGGTGGAGCAGGAAGGGGAAGCCGCCTCCGTCCCCCTGGAGGACCTGGGGGCTTTGGTACTGGAATCCCCCCAGGTGTCCCTCACGGTTCCCCTTCTTCGGGAGCTGGCGGAGAACCGGGTGCCCCTGTTCGTCTGCGACCGGCGTCATCTGCCCTGCGGGGTGCTGCTGCCTTTCCACGCCCACTGTCGTCAGGAGAAGGTCCTGCGCGCCCAGATGGGACTCTCCCGCCCCTTCGCCAAGAACTGCTGGCAGCGGGTGGTGCGGCGCAAGATCCTCAACCAGGCAGCCTGCCTGCGCTTTCTGGACCTCCCCGGTGCGGAGGAGCTGCACGCTCTGGCCTCCCAGGTGCGCTCCGGCGATCCGGACCAGCGGGAAGGGGTGGCGGCCCGGCTGTACTTCTCCCGTCTGATGCCGGGGCGGACCCGGGACGACCCCACCTCGCGGAACGCCGCCCTGGACTACGGCTACTCCGTGCTCCGGGGCGCCCTGGCCCGAAGTCTGGCGGCCCACGGATTCCTTCCCGCCCTGGGCATCCAACACCACAACGAACTGAATCCCTTCAACCTGGCGGACGACCTGCTGGAACTCTTCCGCCCCCAGGTGGACCTCTGGGTCTTCCGAAACGTCTCGGACGACGACCCCTTCTCCCCGGAGCATCGGGCATCCCTCGTGGGGCTTCTGCATCGACGCATGGAGATCCAGGGGGAACGACACACGATCCTTCGGGGAACGGAGCTGTGCGCGGAGGGCTTCGCCGCTGCCTGCCGGGAGAAGAACCCGGACCTGCTGGCCCTTCCTGCGCTGATTTCCCCGGATGGCTGA
- the cas9 gene encoding type II CRISPR RNA-guided endonuclease Cas9 (Cas9, originally named Csn1, is the large, multifunctional signature protein of type II CRISPR/Cas systems. It is well known even to general audiences because its RNA-guided endonuclease activity has made it a popular tool for custom editing of eukaryotic genomes.): MIGEHVRGGCLFDDHWTPNWGAFRLPNTVRTFTKAENPKDGSSLAEPRRQARGLRRRLRRKTQRLEDLRRLLAKEGVLSLSDLETLFRETPAKDPYQLRAEGLDRPLSFPEWVRVLYHITKHRGFQSNRRNPVEDGQERSRQEEEGKLLSGVGENERLLREGGYRTAGEMLARDPKFQDHRRNRAGDYSHTLSRSLLLEEARRLFQSQRTLGNPHASSNLEEAFLHLVAFQNPFASGEDIRNKAGHCSLEPDQIRAPRRSASAETFMLLQKTGNLRLIHRRTGEERPLTDKEREQIHLLAWKQEKVTHKTLRRHLEIPEEWLFTGLPYHRSGDKAEEKLFVHLAGIHEIRKALDKGPDPAVWDTLRSRRDLLDSIADTLTFYKNEDEILPRLESLGLSPENARALAPLSFSGTAHLSLSALGKLLPHLEEGKSYTQARADAGYAAPPPDRHPKLPPLEEADWRNPVVFRALTQTRKVVNALVRRYGPPWCIHLETARELSQPAKVRRRIETEQQANEKKKQQAEREFLDIVGTAPGPGDLLKMRLWREQGGFCPYCEEYLNPTRLAEPGYAEMDHILPYSRSLDNGWHNRVLVHGKDNRDKGNRTPFEAFGGDTARWDRLVAWVQASHLSAPKKRNLLREDFGEEAERELKDRNLTDTRFITKTAATLLRDRLTFHPEAPKDPVMTLNGRLTAFLRKQWGLHKNRKNGDLHHALDAAVLAVASRSFVYRLSSHNAAWGELPRGREAENGFSLPYPAFRSEVLARLCPTREEILLRLDQGGVGYDEAFRNGLRPVFVSRAPSRRLRGKAHMETLRSPKWKDHPEGPRTASRIPLKDLNLEKLERMVGKDRDRKLYEALRERLAAFGGNGKKAFVAPFRKPCRSGEGPLVRSLRIFDSGYSGVELRDGGEVYAVADHESMVRVDVYAKKNRFYLVPVYVADVARGIVKNRAIVAHKSEEEWDLVDGSFDFRFSLFPGDLVEIEKKDGAYLGYYKSCHRGDGRLLLDRHDRMPRESDCGTFYVSTRKDVLSMSKYQVDPLGEIRLVGSEKPPFVL; encoded by the coding sequence ATGATAGGGGAACATGTGCGGGGTGGGTGCCTTTTCGACGATCATTGGACCCCAAACTGGGGGGCTTTTAGATTACCGAATACAGTCCGGACCTTCACGAAGGCGGAAAACCCCAAGGACGGCAGCTCTCTGGCGGAACCTCGACGCCAGGCCCGGGGGCTTCGAAGACGCCTCCGCAGGAAAACCCAGCGTCTGGAGGACCTGCGCCGCCTTCTGGCAAAGGAGGGCGTCCTCTCCCTTTCGGACCTGGAGACCCTCTTCCGGGAAACCCCCGCGAAGGACCCCTACCAGCTTCGGGCCGAGGGACTGGACCGTCCCCTCTCCTTTCCCGAGTGGGTCCGGGTCCTCTACCACATCACCAAACACCGGGGCTTTCAATCCAACCGCAGAAACCCCGTGGAGGATGGGCAAGAAAGAAGCCGTCAGGAAGAGGAAGGAAAACTGCTCTCCGGCGTCGGAGAGAACGAACGCCTCCTTCGAGAAGGCGGCTACCGCACCGCCGGGGAAATGCTGGCCCGAGACCCCAAGTTCCAGGACCACCGACGCAACCGGGCGGGAGACTACAGCCACACCCTTTCCCGGTCCCTTCTCCTGGAGGAAGCCCGTCGGCTCTTCCAATCCCAGCGGACCCTGGGAAACCCCCACGCCTCCTCGAACCTGGAAGAAGCCTTCCTCCATCTCGTCGCCTTCCAGAACCCCTTCGCCTCGGGGGAAGACATCCGCAACAAGGCAGGCCACTGCAGCCTCGAACCGGATCAGATCCGGGCTCCCCGTCGCAGCGCCTCGGCGGAGACCTTCATGCTGCTCCAGAAAACCGGCAACCTTCGGCTGATCCACCGGCGCACCGGGGAAGAACGGCCTCTCACCGACAAGGAACGGGAACAGATCCACCTCCTGGCCTGGAAACAGGAGAAGGTCACCCACAAGACCCTTCGCCGGCACCTGGAGATCCCGGAGGAGTGGCTATTCACCGGGCTTCCCTACCACCGATCCGGCGACAAGGCGGAGGAGAAGCTCTTCGTCCACCTCGCGGGAATCCATGAAATCCGCAAGGCCCTGGATAAGGGCCCCGACCCTGCGGTCTGGGATACCCTCCGGTCCCGACGGGACCTGTTGGATTCCATCGCGGACACCCTCACCTTCTACAAAAACGAAGACGAAATCCTGCCCCGACTGGAGTCCCTGGGCCTTTCCCCCGAGAACGCCCGGGCCCTTGCTCCCCTCTCCTTCAGCGGCACAGCCCATCTTTCCCTCTCGGCTTTGGGGAAGCTTCTGCCCCACCTGGAGGAAGGGAAAAGCTACACCCAGGCCCGGGCCGACGCGGGCTACGCCGCCCCTCCCCCGGATCGCCACCCCAAGCTGCCCCCCCTGGAAGAGGCCGACTGGCGGAACCCCGTGGTGTTCCGCGCCCTGACCCAGACCCGCAAGGTGGTCAATGCCCTGGTGCGGCGCTACGGCCCCCCCTGGTGCATCCACCTGGAGACCGCCCGGGAACTCTCCCAGCCCGCCAAGGTCCGCCGCCGCATCGAAACGGAGCAGCAGGCCAACGAGAAGAAGAAGCAACAGGCGGAGCGGGAATTTCTGGACATCGTGGGGACCGCCCCGGGGCCGGGAGACCTGCTGAAGATGCGCCTCTGGAGGGAACAGGGCGGCTTCTGCCCCTACTGCGAGGAGTACCTGAATCCCACCAGGCTGGCGGAGCCGGGGTACGCGGAGATGGACCACATCCTCCCCTACAGCCGCAGTCTGGACAACGGGTGGCACAACCGGGTCCTGGTCCACGGAAAGGACAACCGGGACAAGGGCAACCGCACCCCCTTCGAGGCCTTCGGAGGAGACACGGCCCGATGGGACCGCCTGGTTGCCTGGGTCCAGGCGTCCCACCTCTCCGCCCCCAAGAAACGCAACCTGCTTCGGGAGGACTTCGGCGAAGAGGCGGAACGAGAGCTGAAGGACCGCAACCTCACGGACACCCGCTTCATCACCAAGACCGCCGCCACGCTTCTGCGAGATCGGCTGACCTTCCACCCCGAAGCCCCAAAGGACCCGGTGATGACCCTCAACGGACGGCTCACCGCCTTCCTCCGAAAGCAATGGGGGCTCCACAAAAACCGGAAGAACGGCGACCTCCACCACGCCCTGGACGCGGCGGTCCTGGCCGTCGCCAGCCGCTCCTTCGTCTATCGGCTCTCCAGCCACAACGCCGCCTGGGGCGAGCTTCCCCGGGGGCGGGAGGCGGAAAACGGGTTTTCCCTCCCCTACCCCGCCTTTCGTTCGGAGGTGCTGGCCCGGCTGTGCCCCACTCGGGAGGAGATCCTCCTGCGTCTGGACCAGGGGGGAGTGGGATACGACGAGGCCTTCCGGAACGGCCTTCGACCGGTCTTCGTCTCCCGCGCCCCTTCCCGACGCCTCCGGGGCAAGGCCCACATGGAAACACTGCGCAGTCCCAAGTGGAAGGATCACCCCGAAGGCCCCCGGACGGCCTCCCGGATTCCCCTGAAGGATCTGAACCTTGAGAAGCTGGAGAGGATGGTGGGGAAGGACCGGGACCGGAAGCTCTACGAAGCTCTTCGGGAACGTCTCGCAGCCTTCGGGGGCAACGGGAAGAAGGCCTTCGTCGCACCTTTCCGCAAGCCCTGTCGCTCCGGGGAGGGGCCCCTGGTCCGATCCCTTCGGATCTTCGATTCCGGTTACTCCGGAGTCGAACTCCGAGATGGGGGAGAAGTCTACGCCGTGGCAGACCATGAGTCCATGGTCCGGGTGGACGTGTACGCCAAGAAAAACCGGTTCTATCTGGTGCCGGTGTACGTGGCCGACGTGGCCCGAGGAATCGTGAAGAATCGGGCCATCGTGGCTCACAAATCAGAAGAAGAATGGGATCTGGTGGACGGGTCCTTCGATTTCCGGTTCAGCCTGTTTCCAGGGGATCTGGTGGAGATTGAAAAAAAGGATGGCGCTTACTTAGGGTATTACAAGTCTTGCCATCGAGGAGACGGACGGCTTCTACTGGACCGACACGATCGCATGCCCCGGGAAAGCGACTGCGGGACCTTCTACGTCTCCACACGGAAAGACGTGCTATCCATGAGCAAGTACCAGGTGGACCCCCTGGGGGAGATCCGCCTCGTGGGGAGCGAAAAGCCTCCCTTCGTCCTGTAG